From Gimesia panareensis, the proteins below share one genomic window:
- a CDS encoding metal ABC transporter substrate-binding protein — translation MMRFLALLLVLTPMFVGTACQSREKPPTEQTAETGPPLVVVVNYPLEFIVDSLVGPEFEVLNPVPPQADPEVWLPDDALAETIQQADLIIINGADFADWVKKLSLPRSKVLRTSLSLKDALITVPDFEVHSHGTGGAHSHAGTVAFFWLDPDLMYRQAETIAQRLSQLEPANEKTIQTNLQQLKTSLQPLNQKLDEIKAVDSGLHWFSRRPVYQYLARRCGWEMYHLHWKPGVAPTESEWDQLQALQKEHKISGVLWEQPPDAKLQKKLQAQNLDSFVLNPLTTQPAEGDYLSVMQEQLTQLAQLLKSHRSASTDSKNPK, via the coding sequence ATGATGCGATTTCTAGCTTTATTGCTCGTGCTCACTCCGATGTTTGTTGGTACCGCCTGTCAGTCCCGGGAGAAACCGCCAACAGAGCAGACGGCAGAGACAGGCCCCCCATTGGTCGTGGTGGTCAATTATCCGCTGGAGTTCATTGTCGATTCGCTGGTCGGTCCTGAGTTTGAAGTTCTGAATCCGGTTCCCCCTCAAGCAGATCCAGAAGTCTGGTTGCCTGACGATGCGCTGGCAGAAACGATTCAGCAGGCCGACCTGATCATTATTAATGGGGCTGATTTTGCCGACTGGGTGAAAAAACTCTCACTTCCCCGGTCGAAGGTGTTGCGGACTTCACTGTCCCTGAAAGATGCGCTGATCACAGTTCCGGATTTTGAGGTCCACAGTCATGGCACCGGAGGCGCCCATTCTCATGCTGGCACGGTGGCGTTCTTCTGGCTGGATCCAGATTTGATGTACAGACAGGCAGAGACTATCGCTCAACGATTGAGTCAACTGGAACCTGCGAACGAAAAGACGATTCAGACGAATCTGCAGCAGTTGAAGACGTCACTCCAGCCTCTGAATCAGAAGCTGGATGAAATTAAGGCCGTCGATTCCGGACTGCACTGGTTCTCAAGACGCCCCGTTTATCAATATCTGGCCCGGCGATGCGGCTGGGAGATGTACCACCTGCACTGGAAGCCCGGAGTTGCTCCAACAGAAAGCGAGTGGGACCAACTGCAGGCCCTGCAGAAAGAGCACAAGATTTCAGGTGTCCTCTGGGAACAGCCACCGGACGCCAAGCTCCAGAAAAAGCTGCAAGCGCAGAACCTGGATTCGTTTGTCCTCAATCCCCTGACGACACAACCGGCAGAGGGGGATTATCTTTCCGTGATGCAGGAGCAGCTGACACAACTGGCACAGCTCCTGAAATCCCACCGGTCAGCATCCACCGATTCAAAGAATCCCAAGTGA